The genomic interval GTAACAAGATGTTCTATTTCCCCAAAATCTCCATCCACCAATCCAATTTATAACTGTAGAAATCCCCTGACTATTTAAGTAGTTAGCTTCATCTAATCCTAATCTTATAGGAGTTCCATCAAGAAGAACTGCTCCATCACCTTTTATATTTTTGTTTGAAGGTGATTTGAATGGTATGTCTTCATTATCTTTTGCTAACATTTGAATTAACGCTGCTTTTTGAGTAGAAATATGATATTGTTGTTTTCCTAAAGAAATTTTCGGCCAACTTACATCTAAAAAAGTTGATGAGATATTATTTGTATTTTTATTTGCAACAGTATCTCCATATTTCTTAATTTTTGATGTGTCTAGATCAACAAGTCCAAGACCTTGAAAATGACCATTTATCTTTCTTACTTTTGCTTCAATTACAGCTGCAACAGTTGAACTAGCAGAATATTTTGGAGCTAAAATTAAGCTAGGAACCTTTCTATATTTAGGAAAAACTTCAGCAATTGCTTCTAACCCCTTTTTCTTTCCAGTTGCTCCATCTATTCCACCAATAATATCTGTTTCTTTTACTTTTTCTATGTCAATTACACTGTATCTAACTTCTATTGGATCTGTTTTAGTTTCTTTTGGAATTAAAACTAGTTGCCCTTTATCATTAAAAAATTTTGTATGCTCAAATGACGTAGTTATAACAACAGTTTCAGGAAGAACTCCAATATCCTCTATCAAATATTTTCCATCTACAAAAGTAATTGTTTTATTTGTTACTTCTTTTATGTGTTTTGTTGTATCTACAACATTTATTAAAATAATTGGACCTATATTAAATTTTGAGAAATGAACATCAATTGCTTCACATAATGTATACTTTTCAAAATCTTCTGAGAAACCAAAATTTTCTACTGCTTCTGCATAAGAACTACATAAAATAGGTTCATTTATATTTCTTTCTTTACATAAGTTTATTGGAGCAGTTCCTACATACACTGGAGTTATGCTATCACTAACTGCTGCAAGCAATTTTGTAGGACTTTCAGTTGCTGTAATACCATGATTAAATGCCATTTATATTCCCCCTTAATTCATTTTTTAAAGTATTATAAAGCGTTCTATAATACTCATTATTTTTTAACTTTAAATCTTCTACATTTATAAATAATTTTTCTGCAATTGGATATTTTTTTATTGCTTCCTCAATATTAGAAGGATACCCATTTACAAAAATTGTATATTCTTGTAGAGAAAATTCAGCTATTGTTGGTCCAATATATATCTTTTGAAAGTTTTCTTCTACTTCTTTTTCTTCCTCTTTTACTTCTGTTTTTTTGTTTTCTTTTTCTTCCTCTTTTATATCTTCTTGAATTTCATTTTTTACTTCTTCTTTCAATTCTTTATTTATTTCTTCTTCATTTTTTTGAATAGCCTTAGGCAATTCAATCACCTCCATTTATCCAATTATCTGTATCTGTTCTATAATCTTTTTCATAAACAATATTTATATAAATAAAACTTAAATAGAATGGAACTGGTTGTTCTTCTGGAAATACCCATTCAGCTTCAGGAAGAATTTCAAATCTATTTTCAATTATTCCAACCTTTTGAATTTCATCCAATATTTTTTGAGTTATTTCAGATACTTCTTCGTATCCTTTTTTAACATCTTTGTTAAAAATACCTGTAGATATAACTAATGTTAGTATTTTTTTGTCTAGCGAATTCTTAACTTTGTGAGTTCTTATTGTTATTGCTGGAATTATTGTTTCTTCTGGGTCTGGTGGAAGTAATCCAGTATATACTTTTATTTCTCTTAATTCCTCACTTTTATAAGCTTTATATTTCTTTTGAGTTATAATAGGCAGTATCATTTTTTTAATATTTTCTTCTAAAGTTTTTATATCTATCATTAAATATACCCTTTCAATATCCTTGAAACTTCTTTTAATAGAAGTTCATCTAAATATTCTTCACCTTTTTCTACTGCATAACTTGAAACATTTTCTGAACCTAACATTTCAGAAATTCCTATTGTATACAATTCTTTAATCGGAAATCTGCTATTATTTTTTCTTTGAAATATCCCTTTGTGCCCACTTTTCATAGTGGCTATAAAAGGCTTTCCAGTATATTCATTTTTCCCTTTAACTGTTTTAGAGCTTTCAGTTTTTTTTATTTTAACTTTTATTTGACTTTTTGATTGAGAAGTTAAAAACTTAGATAAAGCTAATCTTGGAGTTTTAGCAGTTATTGTCCCTCTCAATACAGAAAATGTAGCTTTTGTTAGACTTAATTTACTTTCAATATCACTCTTTTTTATGTTATACTCAGAAGTTGCTTTATTCTTTATTTCAGTTTTTACTTTATTAAGAGTTCTATTGATTGTTCCAGTGATAGCTCTTTCAATTCCATTAGGAATGGTTCTCAACATATTTTGAGCTAATTCTATGTTTTTGACTTCCAAAAAATGTTGCATTAAATTCCTATCCTTTCTTGAAGTTCTATTATAAATAAACTTTCTTCTTTATATGATCTGTAAACTTCAAATGTCCCATTGTTTACATCTATTTGTTTCCCAGGTGTATATTTTTCAAACTCTTCTTCATACTCTAAATAGAGTATGTAATCTATCTCTCTTGAAAGCCCTTCATATTCTTCTTTGTTCATTTTATTATCTGGTCTTTCCATAACTCCAATATACATTTTGCCTTGAATGATTATCTCTTCTCCAAACTCATCTAAGTTTAGAAAAACTTTTATATCTTCTTTCAGTTGTTCTTTAAAGTTCATTTTTGATCCTTTTATTTTTTCTTAGTTTTTCCATTTTTAGCTACTTCACTATTATTTTCTGAAGTTTCTTTTTCTTCTTTTTCTGTTTCAAGAATTTCGTTATTTTCGAAATTATCATCTTCTATAATTGATGCTGTGTTTGTTGTTAGAATATAATTTAATTCTTCACCTTTTTCAAATTCAACAACATCTCCTATTCTGTTTTCTCCATATATTCTTTCAAATTTTATTTTCATTTATCCTCCTAATTTTTTAGATAGAGAGCTTTTGCTCTCTATCCATTATTCATCACATACTACATAAGAGAAATAAGTATCTACATCACAAGGCTGTAATACTGGTCTTGATTCAGTAGTAATTTTTGCAACTTTTGGATTTGTTGTGTCTAAATTTGAATATCTTTTTGCCATATGAATAATTCCTTCAGACATGAATACTACAGGAGCATATAAAATTTCTCCTTGTGAAGCTCCACCAACAACCATATTTGTAGGCATTAATTGTATTGATTTCCCATCTGGTCCTATTACTTTTCTGCTGTAAGAAAATAACTCTACTCCATATGTTGTATATGTTCCTAACCAAACTACACCTGGATGTATTCTTAATACTTTTTTTACAAATTCATTTTGTAAATCTTTTGAAATAGCTTTTTTAAATTCTTCTGATTTTCTTAATATTTCAGCAGCTTTTGACCCTAAAATTATATTTTCAGTTTTTAAACCATTTTCTTCTGCTTTTTTTATCATTTCATCTAAACTAAATAATGGGTCTACTCCAGCAGCAGTCCATTTATGTGTGCTATCTAATGTTACTTTGTTTCCAAGTTCATAGTTCACTTCGTATTCTGCTTCTTTATCTCCAGATTTAACAATTCCAGTTGTTAAAAATTGTGAAACCATTAATTCTATTTTATTTGTAATGTAATTTTCTTGGTCTAATAGAACTCTTCCAATTTTTTCACCAACCATTTTTGCAGGACTATAATTTTCTATAGCTTGCCCTGCTTCTCTTGCAAACATATCTTTTGGTGTTAATGAATATTCAGGTCCTATTGATGGTGCTATAATTACATTTGATTTTTTACTTCTTGAATATACAGGTCTACCTGCTTCTAAAGGTGTTAAATATGGAGCAACTGCTTCTCCTGCTTTTGTGTACTCTAATATTATTTCCTCTGTTGATACTGGTGTTTCTTTTTTGAAAAATAATTCAGTTAAAAAATTTCTTTTTACTTCTACATTTTCTCTTATTTTTCTTATAGTTTTCGGTGTATATAATCCTAACATTTACATTCCTCCTATTTTACAAATATTCCTAATTTTCTAAGTTCAATTGTTAGCTCTTTTTCTTTGCTATTAAATTTAACAAATTCTTTTACAAGCCCTCCAGTTAAAATTACTGTAGCATCTCCAGGTTCTTCTATAGTTTCATAAGAAACTCCATAAACACTTGAATATGTTGTTCCATCATATTTTCCAAAGTTTTTTGCATTATCTAGTGCTATAACATCTCCAGCTTCAACTTTTGTTTTTAAAGTTTGATTTATAGTTTCAACTGGAAAATTCCCTTGAAATATTCTTATATCCTTTTCTGAGTAAATTTTATTTTTCATTTTTCCCTCCTATTTGTTTTCATCATTATATATATTTAATGCTGCTTCATATATTTCATTTTCTACTGAACTATCTCCTAAATCAGTATTAGAAGGTGGTATTTTATCTAATCCAGCATTTGAAATATCTGTTTTAGAAGTTTGAATTTCTTGATTTGCTTTATTTGCATTTGACATAAAGAATTCTGCCATAATATCTTTAGGATCTCTAGGTTCTTCAAACTTAGCTTTATTAATAATTTCTTTTTGGCTATCATTTAAAGTAGGTATTCCATCAAGAATTTGTATTCTTTCTCTTTCAGCTTTTATTGCAGCTTCTATCTTATTTATTTGATTTTCTCCGATTTCATTGATGATTTGATTTCTATAATCATTCATCAAATCTGGATATTCATTTAATAATTCTTTTACACTTTTTGGCATTGTTATTCCTCCTATATTTTTTATATTTTCAATCTCTTTTAATTTTTCTTTTAATAAATCTTGATTAATAAAGTTTTCAATATGTAACTCATTTGATATATTTTTAATATTTTCTAATGAATTATCATTTTCAACTATCTCATCAACAAATCCAGCTTCAAGTGCTTCAGTAGCACGATACCACTTTTCGCTATTCATTTTTTCTGATATTTCTTCTCTACTTAGTTTAGATTTACTACAATAAATATCTAAAATAGCCTCTTTTACTGTATCTAATAATTCTATTTGTTTTTTTAATTTTTCAACATTTCCATAAGCTGAACTTAGAGGATTATGTATCATGTATAGTGCTCCTGTTCCCATAACTACTTTTGAAGCACATAAAACTAAAAAACTTGCAGCACTTGCAGCTAATCCATCTATATATCCTGTAATTTCAACATTATTTACTTTTGCATAATCTTTTAAGAGATTATAGATTGCACTTGCTTCAAAAACATCTCCACCAGGAGAATTAACTCTTAAATTTATATGAGAAATATTTTTTAACTTTTGTAATTCTTTTGCAAAGTTAGCTGAACTAATTTCCCCATATTCTTCCCAAGCCCATTTTGTAATAGTTCCATATATACAAATTTCCGCAGTATTTTCACTTAGATTTTTTATTTCAAAAAAATTATTTTTAAGATTTCTCTCCATTATCTTTCACCCCCTTGCGAATATTTTTTAATTCTCTTTCAAGGAGAGCTAATTCTTTTTCTTCTTCAGCTCTTTCCCTAAAGATTTCTTCAAAATCATATCCACTCGTAGCAGATATGATGCTTCTACTTGTTGTATAATTTTCTAATTCTTTTGAATTAGCATTTGCATCTTTTAATGGGTCTAATGATGATTTACCAGCACCAACCCAGATACAACGAGTAAAAGCATAACGAATAGATTCATCTTCAAAAAATCCAGGACAATCTATATCTCCATTTCTTATAAGTTCTAAAACAAACTCTTCATAGATAGGTTGACAAAAAGTCCTTTCTAAAATTTTTCTTGAAACTTGGAATCTTTGATGAGCTTCTTCTAATGAAGCTTTTGCTGCACTATAAGAATTTTTAAAACTTGACATTAAAACTTCTTTACTTATTTCTAAATTTGCACCAATTTCTTCACATATTGCTTCAACAAAATCTTTAAAATGTTTATTTGGTCTATTAGTTGCAAACTCTTTTATTTTTTCTCCTGGTTTTCCTACAACCAGTGTTCCATGATCTAAACTTATTTTTTCTTCAGTCTTTTTTTTATTTTCAATGTTTCTTTCTTCATCTTCATCCATAGGCATTCCAAAACTCCCAGCAAAGCCTTCATCATCTGCACTATCGCTTTCTACTATAAGTCCTATCATTGCATTTATAACAGCCGCTGTAAGTTCTGAACTTTTATATCTTCCTAGTTGTTTTAATGAGAATATAATAGGTCCTAATATAGGAACTCCTCTTCTTTGCCCAATTCTTTCAGGTTCAAATATATGTAAAATATTTTTTCTACCTAAACTATTAAAAGCTGGATAAGATTTTATAGTATAATTCAAAGTATCTCCTGGATGAGAAGTTGCTATATAATAATTTTTTAATTCCCCATTTTCATCAAATTCAACTCCTGCTTTTGTTTGAAGATTTGCTCCAGGTGGATTTATAATTCTATCAGCTTCAAGTAATTGAACACATAACTCTATATCAACACCTTTTCTCTTTTTTCTTAATGGAATTGCAAAAGCATCTCCATTCATTACCCAACTTAATTGAAGCAAAGACTGTAATCCATAAAAACTAAACATTCTATTTGCATCTGAATTTACTGATAAAGCCCAGGCATTAAATTTATTTTTTATAATTCTTTCTAATTCCTTTGCCTTTTTTCTTTCCATTCCAAGATATGTATAATTTATTGTTGGCTTTGGTAATAATCCACTTCCAACTGTCTTAGTTCTCATTTTCTTTAAAGCTGCTCCAGCCAAATCGTTATTCATATACAAATTTCTTGATTTTGCTCTCAAATCTTCAAGACTATACAAAATATCTTCATCAGGACTATTTGATGTAACCTTCCAATTTTCTAAAACTGGATCATCTTTATTGGAATAACCTTGTTCTACTTTAGCTAGATTATATATTTTTCTATCTTTTAATCTATTAATCCCATTCTTAGGACTTATATAACCAATTACTTTATCTAAAAGATTCATATTTCCTCCTATCTTGGAATTATCTGAATTGTTCTAGGTCCTGAACTTCTTCTCTTTGCTTGTTGTAATCTGTCTTGCCAAATCTTTATATTTCTTGCGATTTCCATTGCATTAACTCTTGTTAGAACCCTTTTCCCAATCGTATAACTCTGTCCTTTCGTGACAGCTAAATCTGCTTCTAGCCAAGCATCTAAATGTTCTTGGCATTGTTCTACTGTAAAACTCATTTTCTATCTCCTTTTCTATTGTATTTTTTGTCGTGTAAATCTATTGGAATTAATTCGATTGCAGCTGTTGCATAGTTTCTTAAATCTAATGGTTCATTTCTTCTTCCATCAAGTATCTCCCAAGCTATTTTCATTCCTCTAGGAGTAGATTTTTTTACTTTTACTTCTGAAGTTAGCCCTTTAAAATAGTCTATTCCATATCCTTGTGTACTTGCTTTTGGAAAATGACATTTCCCTGTTCCTTGCAAAATAGAAAGTCTTGAATATGTTAAATCTTTTAAAGCATTTACTCCTAAACTAAGTAAATTCACTGAAGGAGTTCCTTTTTTTGTTGTTTTTCTAAAACCATTTAAAATATTAACTCCCCAAGCTCCTTGCCCTTTAATTGCATAAATTCCTCTTTTTTCTTTTTTGTAAACATATTTATAAACACTTCCAGTATGGTGTCCGCCTGAATCTATAAGAGTTGCTGCTATTGTTAAGAATTTTCCATTTTTGTATTTGAATTTTTTTCTTAAAAAAGTATCTAATTGTTGCCATACTTCCTCTTTACCAGGATCTCCAGGAAAATCTCTATAAATAATTCCATAACTCTCATAGCCATAAGCCCAACCAACAACTTCAACTTCCAACCTGTTATCTTGAACGTCTACTCCTGCTGTCAATATAACAACATCATCATGTAGTTCAGCTCCATAATCTTCTCTTGTTTCATAGATAGCTTCATAATCCATAGCACTATCAAGATTAACAGCGAATGTTTTTCCGAGTACTGTATTTACAAAAGTTTTATATTGGAAATCATCATCTTTAACACTTAAATATTCAGCTATGATGTCTTTCCAACTTACCCAAGGTGAAGCTAAAGCATTGAGATGGAAACTTCTATTTTCTTTCTCATTTGGAAATTTAGCTATCCATTCTCCATTGGTTTGCCCATACTTTTTCCATTCACTTTCAATAGCACTCTCTCCACAAAACTTGCATTCAAACTCAGGTTCTATCAAGTCTTTATATTTAAGTTGCTCAAATTCTAGTGATTGATGTTTACCACAATACGGACATGGTAAACTCCATTCTTCTTGTGACCCAGCTAAATATAATAATTGTATTTTTGAAGTTGCATCATCTGTTGGAGTAGAAACCCTTATTTTTTTACTATCATAAAAATTGTTTGTTCTTCTCTCAGCTAGTTTTACTGGATCTCCTTCTTTCTTGGCTGATAAAGGAAATCTATCAACTTCATCTAACAATGTAATTTTTATTGGTCTACTTGCTAACCCAGAAGGTGAATTTGCTCCAACAAATCTTACATATCCCCCAGGAAACATTTTTTCTTGAACTGTTCCTGATTCTCTTTTATTAACCTTTTCTACTAAGACTTTAAGAATTTTTGTATCTCTCAACATAGGCTCTACTCTTTCTTTTGAGAATGACTTGGCATCATCAACAGTTGGTTGTACAAAAAGAATAGGACAAGGATCTAAGTGCATATATCTCCCTAAAATATTTAATAGCAATTCTGTTTTCCCTACTTGTGCTGAACTCATTATGGTTATTGACTTAGTTATGCTGTCAGTAACACAATCAAATATTGCTTTCATATATGGAGTTCTATCTGTTTCCCATCTTCCAGCTTCAGCTGAACTCTCTCTTGAAAGTACTCTGTACTTATCAGCCCATTCAGCAATAGTTAAATCTTCTGGAGGAGTTAAACTATCTTTTACAATATTCTCAATCAGATGTATCGTGTGTTTTCCCTGTATCATCTTCTTCAATTCCTTTTCTTTCTTCATACTTGTAATCAACCAATTCCTCTAAAACCTCATAAATAGCTTTTTTTAAAATTTCCTTTACTTCAAGTTGATTTTCTTTATTTAAAAGCTGAACTGAAATTTTACTTGGAAGAGCCATCAATTTAGATTTGAAGTTATAATTCATATTTGAAACTATTCTGATAACATCACTTTCATGATGATATTCTTTTTTTAGAATTTGTAATTTATATTCTTTCAATTCTTTTTCAGCTCTTTTTAACTCTGATACTTCATCTTGCCCTGAATTCTTTTCAACAAATATTTCAACCGCTTGGATAAAATTATATTTTCCAGGTGATACCCTAGCAGATTTAAAATATTCTCTAACTTTTCTTTCAGAAAATTGAAATA from Fusobacterium pseudoperiodonticum carries:
- a CDS encoding phage tail sheath family protein, which encodes MAFNHGITATESPTKLLAAVSDSITPVYVGTAPINLCKERNINEPILCSSYAEAVENFGFSEDFEKYTLCEAIDVHFSKFNIGPIILINVVDTTKHIKEVTNKTITFVDGKYLIEDIGVLPETVVITTSFEHTKFFNDKGQLVLIPKETKTDPIEVRYSVIDIEKVKETDIIGGIDGATGKKKGLEAIAEVFPKYRKVPSLILAPKYSASSTVAAVIEAKVRKINGHFQGLGLVDLDTSKIKKYGDTVANKNTNNISSTFLDVSWPKISLGKQQYHISTQKAALIQMLAKDNEDIPFKSPSNKNIKGDGAVLLDGTPIRLGLDEANYLNSQGISTVINWIGGWRFWGNRTSCYPAVSDPKDSFIVSRMMFNWVINSLVLTYWQKIDEPTNKVLIETVTDSINIWLNGLVSAGKLIGARVEFRREDNPQTSLIDGKIKFKLYYTPALPAEEIKFDLEIDVKYYEKLF
- a CDS encoding DUF6148 family protein; its protein translation is MSFTVEQCQEHLDAWLEADLAVTKGQSYTIGKRVLTRVNAMEIARNIKIWQDRLQQAKRRSSGPRTIQIIPR
- a CDS encoding phage portal protein; the protein is MNLLDKVIGYISPKNGINRLKDRKIYNLAKVEQGYSNKDDPVLENWKVTSNSPDEDILYSLEDLRAKSRNLYMNNDLAGAALKKMRTKTVGSGLLPKPTINYTYLGMERKKAKELERIIKNKFNAWALSVNSDANRMFSFYGLQSLLQLSWVMNGDAFAIPLRKKRKGVDIELCVQLLEADRIINPPGANLQTKAGVEFDENGELKNYYIATSHPGDTLNYTIKSYPAFNSLGRKNILHIFEPERIGQRRGVPILGPIIFSLKQLGRYKSSELTAAVINAMIGLIVESDSADDEGFAGSFGMPMDEDEERNIENKKKTEEKISLDHGTLVVGKPGEKIKEFATNRPNKHFKDFVEAICEEIGANLEISKEVLMSSFKNSYSAAKASLEEAHQRFQVSRKILERTFCQPIYEEFVLELIRNGDIDCPGFFEDESIRYAFTRCIWVGAGKSSLDPLKDANANSKELENYTTSRSIISATSGYDFEEIFRERAEEEKELALLERELKNIRKGVKDNGEKS
- a CDS encoding major capsid protein produces the protein MLGLYTPKTIRKIRENVEVKRNFLTELFFKKETPVSTEEIILEYTKAGEAVAPYLTPLEAGRPVYSRSKKSNVIIAPSIGPEYSLTPKDMFAREAGQAIENYSPAKMVGEKIGRVLLDQENYITNKIELMVSQFLTTGIVKSGDKEAEYEVNYELGNKVTLDSTHKWTAAGVDPLFSLDEMIKKAEENGLKTENIILGSKAAEILRKSEEFKKAISKDLQNEFVKKVLRIHPGVVWLGTYTTYGVELFSYSRKVIGPDGKSIQLMPTNMVVGGASQGEILYAPVVFMSEGIIHMAKRYSNLDTTNPKVAKITTESRPVLQPCDVDTYFSYVVCDE
- a CDS encoding phage terminase large subunit family protein; translation: MKKEKELKKMIQGKHTIHLIENIVKDSLTPPEDLTIAEWADKYRVLSRESSAEAGRWETDRTPYMKAIFDCVTDSITKSITIMSSAQVGKTELLLNILGRYMHLDPCPILFVQPTVDDAKSFSKERVEPMLRDTKILKVLVEKVNKRESGTVQEKMFPGGYVRFVGANSPSGLASRPIKITLLDEVDRFPLSAKKEGDPVKLAERRTNNFYDSKKIRVSTPTDDATSKIQLLYLAGSQEEWSLPCPYCGKHQSLEFEQLKYKDLIEPEFECKFCGESAIESEWKKYGQTNGEWIAKFPNEKENRSFHLNALASPWVSWKDIIAEYLSVKDDDFQYKTFVNTVLGKTFAVNLDSAMDYEAIYETREDYGAELHDDVVILTAGVDVQDNRLEVEVVGWAYGYESYGIIYRDFPGDPGKEEVWQQLDTFLRKKFKYKNGKFLTIAATLIDSGGHHTGSVYKYVYKKEKRGIYAIKGQGAWGVNILNGFRKTTKKGTPSVNLLSLGVNALKDLTYSRLSILQGTGKCHFPKASTQGYGIDYFKGLTSEVKVKKSTPRGMKIAWEILDGRRNEPLDLRNYATAAIELIPIDLHDKKYNRKGDRK
- a CDS encoding head maturation protease, ClpP-related, producing MERNLKNNFFEIKNLSENTAEICIYGTITKWAWEEYGEISSANFAKELQKLKNISHINLRVNSPGGDVFEASAIYNLLKDYAKVNNVEITGYIDGLAASAASFLVLCASKVVMGTGALYMIHNPLSSAYGNVEKLKKQIELLDTVKEAILDIYCSKSKLSREEISEKMNSEKWYRATEALEAGFVDEIVENDNSLENIKNISNELHIENFINQDLLKEKLKEIENIKNIGGITMPKSVKELLNEYPDLMNDYRNQIINEIGENQINKIEAAIKAERERIQILDGIPTLNDSQKEIINKAKFEEPRDPKDIMAEFFMSNANKANQEIQTSKTDISNAGLDKIPPSNTDLGDSSVENEIYEAALNIYNDENK
- a CDS encoding phage tail protein; this encodes MQHFLEVKNIELAQNMLRTIPNGIERAITGTINRTLNKVKTEIKNKATSEYNIKKSDIESKLSLTKATFSVLRGTITAKTPRLALSKFLTSQSKSQIKVKIKKTESSKTVKGKNEYTGKPFIATMKSGHKGIFQRKNNSRFPIKELYTIGISEMLGSENVSSYAVEKGEEYLDELLLKEVSRILKGYI